A single region of the Marinobacter nanhaiticus D15-8W genome encodes:
- a CDS encoding alpha/beta fold hydrolase — MPERLPTVVLIHGAWAGSWGWAKLQPLLDSHGLRSIAIDLPGNGTTPAAPGEASLTGYVEYVVQEIEAIDDDVVLVAHSGGGVTATQVGETIPERIKGIVYIAGMMLPSGIGFGHVCRTMIDTYPEAAGIGPHLVWSDDQRSSRVPPDAARRIFLQDLPEMEARQAALKLSAQPEAGRAMVPHWTEARFGQLPRLYIEATEDRSVILEVQRQMQALVPGARKATLNTGHFPQVAAPEQLLAALLPFIRDVA; from the coding sequence ATGCCTGAGCGCCTGCCAACAGTGGTGCTAATCCATGGTGCCTGGGCCGGCAGTTGGGGGTGGGCCAAACTGCAACCCTTGCTCGATTCGCACGGCCTGCGCAGCATCGCGATTGACCTTCCCGGTAACGGGACCACGCCGGCTGCACCGGGCGAGGCGTCGCTAACCGGCTACGTGGAGTACGTGGTACAGGAAATCGAGGCCATCGACGACGACGTGGTGCTGGTCGCCCATTCCGGAGGCGGTGTCACGGCGACGCAGGTTGGCGAAACGATTCCGGAGCGAATCAAAGGCATCGTTTATATCGCCGGTATGATGCTGCCAAGCGGAATCGGGTTCGGCCATGTATGCAGGACAATGATCGATACATATCCAGAAGCAGCGGGTATCGGACCTCATCTCGTATGGTCGGACGACCAGCGCTCCAGTCGTGTACCCCCCGACGCGGCGCGCCGGATATTTCTCCAGGATCTGCCGGAAATGGAAGCCCGGCAAGCCGCCCTGAAACTATCCGCCCAGCCGGAGGCTGGCCGCGCGATGGTGCCGCATTGGACCGAGGCACGATTTGGACAGCTCCCCCGGCTTTACATCGAGGCGACCGAAGACCGCTCCGTGATCCTTGAGGTTCAGCGGCAAATGCAGGCGCTCGTCCCAGGTGCACGAAAAGCCACGCTCAATACCGGGCACTTCCCACAGGTCGCAGCACCTGAACAGTTATTGGCCGCCCTACTCCCCTTTATCCGGGACGTCGCCTGA
- a CDS encoding cobalamin biosynthesis protein, protein MKVAGFGYRKGARVDSLAEALALAVEAHGDIDCLVAGSRKRGAVEALGLRRNLQVKLVDEGVFKEISTMTQSEASLREKGTGSFAEAVALAGAGRDARLLGPRMVSKDRMATCAVAEVAEVPWL, encoded by the coding sequence ATGAAGGTGGCCGGCTTTGGATACCGAAAAGGTGCCCGTGTGGATTCGCTCGCTGAGGCGCTCGCGTTGGCGGTTGAGGCGCATGGCGATATCGATTGCCTCGTGGCGGGTTCCCGAAAGAGGGGAGCCGTGGAAGCGTTGGGCCTAAGGCGGAACCTGCAAGTGAAGCTTGTCGACGAGGGCGTTTTCAAGGAGATCTCGACGATGACCCAATCGGAAGCCAGCCTTCGGGAGAAAGGCACTGGCAGCTTTGCCGAAGCCGTCGCATTGGCCGGGGCAGGCCGCGACGCTCGACTACTCGGACCGCGAATGGTTTCCAAAGACAGGATGGCCACCTGCGCGGTGGCGGAAGTCGCTGAGGTTCCCTGGCTATGA
- the cobF gene encoding precorrin-6A synthase (deacetylating): MIELSLIGIGTGNPDQVTLAAVRALNEADLILLPRKGEAKADLVDLRRMLCQSLLEPEAPVNVVEFDLPVRDRRDDYLATVDDWHDAISAVWGELIDRHLSGSGRVALMIWGDPSLYDSSLRIAGRLQSSGRSINLTVVPGITSLQVLTAEHRIPLNSLAEPVQITTGRRLREDGWPGGVNAVAVMLDGGGAFTVISSEDVYIWWGAYLGMDKQCLIEGRLADVADRILERRAELRRQHGWIMDIYLLKRDNALVSVQSVRSGDVPDKGE, from the coding sequence GTGATCGAGCTCTCACTGATCGGTATCGGCACCGGCAACCCGGACCAGGTCACCCTCGCTGCGGTCCGTGCCTTGAACGAGGCCGACCTGATCCTCCTTCCCCGTAAAGGTGAGGCGAAGGCTGACCTGGTGGACCTGCGACGGATGCTGTGCCAGTCCCTACTCGAACCGGAGGCGCCGGTTAATGTCGTCGAGTTCGATCTACCCGTGCGTGACAGACGCGACGACTACCTGGCCACCGTCGATGATTGGCATGACGCGATCTCAGCCGTTTGGGGCGAGTTAATCGACCGCCATTTGTCCGGGAGCGGCCGTGTCGCCCTTATGATCTGGGGCGATCCCTCCCTGTACGACAGCAGCCTGCGTATTGCCGGCCGGTTGCAGAGCTCTGGTAGGTCAATCAACCTCACGGTGGTGCCGGGGATCACCAGTCTTCAGGTGCTGACTGCCGAACACCGTATCCCGCTCAACTCGTTGGCTGAACCGGTCCAGATCACGACTGGACGCCGTCTGCGGGAGGACGGCTGGCCCGGAGGTGTGAACGCCGTAGCGGTGATGCTGGATGGCGGCGGTGCGTTTACGGTTATCTCATCGGAGGATGTCTATATCTGGTGGGGGGCCTATCTCGGCATGGATAAGCAATGCCTGATCGAGGGCCGGTTAGCGGATGTGGCCGATCGTATCCTGGAGCGTCGTGCGGAGCTGCGCCGTCAGCACGGGTGGATCATGGATATCTACCTTCTCAAACGTGACAACGCCCTGGTGTCCGTGCAATCGGTTCGTTCAGGCGACGTCCCGGATAAAGGGGAGTAG
- a CDS encoding precorrin-2 C(20)-methyltransferase — MKIGRIYGVGLGPGAQDLMSVRADRLIRGTRHIAYFRKKGRTGHARSIVDGMLAAATVELPMEYPVTTEIPFSDPRYNALLAEFYEASVRRLVEIAESGEDVVVLCEGDPFFYGSFMHLYTRLNGRVPVSVVPGITGMSAAWTATGQPVTWGDDVMTVLMGTLPEADLADRIARTDALVIMKIGRNLNKVRRALEHAGRTGEAWLIEYAAMAEERVVPFTEVGDIAPYFSILLIHGNGRRP; from the coding sequence ATGAAGATTGGACGAATCTACGGGGTCGGCCTTGGTCCTGGCGCCCAGGATCTGATGAGCGTGCGGGCGGACCGGCTTATCCGCGGGACCCGACACATCGCGTATTTCCGCAAGAAGGGGCGCACCGGCCACGCGCGGAGTATCGTTGACGGTATGCTGGCAGCTGCCACCGTCGAGCTGCCCATGGAGTACCCGGTCACGACGGAAATCCCGTTCAGCGATCCGCGTTATAACGCGTTATTGGCCGAGTTCTATGAAGCCAGCGTCAGGCGCTTGGTGGAGATTGCCGAGTCCGGTGAAGACGTCGTGGTGCTGTGCGAAGGCGATCCATTCTTCTACGGGTCCTTTATGCATCTGTACACCCGTCTGAACGGCCGCGTACCCGTCTCGGTCGTGCCGGGCATCACGGGAATGTCCGCCGCCTGGACGGCGACCGGGCAGCCGGTCACCTGGGGCGATGATGTGATGACGGTGCTTATGGGTACCTTACCGGAGGCTGACCTGGCCGATCGGATCGCCCGCACCGATGCATTGGTCATCATGAAAATCGGCCGCAATCTAAACAAGGTTCGACGGGCCCTTGAGCACGCCGGCCGCACCGGGGAAGCCTGGCTGATCGAATACGCCGCAATGGCTGAGGAACGGGTGGTGCCGTTTACTGAGGTGGGGGATATTGCGCCTTACTTCTCGATCCTGCTCATCCATGGTAACGGGAGACGGCCGTGA
- a CDS encoding precorrin-3B synthase yields MADNISIKGWCPGAWRPMPSGDGLLVRVRPERAMLDRNQVLALCEASETFGNGIIHLTNRANLQLRGVKEKHWRPLLDMLMGAGLVDSDPAREGQRNLLLAPDWGAGDVTDRLARQLLERLSELPSLPAKVGFAIDAGRNPILAGDSADFRIERGLTGELIVRADGHATGTVAHSERGAVDLIIRLARWFMATGGADSGRMSRHSQPLPPWAQAQVAPSTPRRPLSLGDHALGAVYGLTFGQVEAAALRDAVGPEYVTGIRVTPWRRLLVEGAEVRPLPGLLDNDDAPQLRVDACPGAPHCEQATVATRELANSLSRHVAGRLHVSGCSKGCARRQPADVCVVGDSGRYQLIFQGRADGIADVTDLTESQVLTYFGVN; encoded by the coding sequence ATGGCCGATAATATCTCGATCAAGGGCTGGTGTCCCGGAGCCTGGCGGCCAATGCCTTCGGGGGACGGACTGCTGGTGCGGGTGCGCCCGGAGCGGGCCATGTTGGACCGAAACCAGGTGTTGGCGCTTTGCGAGGCCTCGGAAACCTTCGGCAACGGCATTATCCATTTAACCAACCGTGCAAACCTGCAGTTGCGAGGCGTGAAGGAAAAGCACTGGCGACCCTTGCTGGATATGCTGATGGGGGCGGGGCTGGTGGATAGCGATCCAGCGCGTGAAGGCCAGCGCAACCTCCTGTTGGCGCCGGACTGGGGGGCGGGGGACGTTACCGATCGTCTCGCCCGACAACTGCTCGAACGACTGTCAGAACTGCCCAGCCTTCCGGCCAAAGTCGGCTTTGCCATCGACGCGGGCAGGAACCCCATACTGGCCGGGGATTCTGCCGATTTCCGGATAGAGCGGGGCCTGACAGGGGAGCTGATCGTCCGGGCTGACGGCCACGCTACGGGCACAGTCGCCCATTCGGAACGCGGTGCGGTCGACCTAATCATTCGACTCGCACGCTGGTTCATGGCAACAGGGGGAGCCGACAGTGGACGCATGAGCCGGCATTCGCAGCCGTTGCCACCTTGGGCTCAGGCGCAGGTGGCGCCGTCTACGCCGCGACGGCCGCTATCTCTGGGCGATCACGCATTGGGAGCGGTTTATGGCCTGACCTTCGGCCAGGTGGAGGCAGCGGCGCTACGCGATGCAGTGGGGCCTGAGTACGTGACCGGCATTCGTGTAACACCCTGGCGGCGGCTCCTGGTTGAGGGGGCTGAAGTCCGTCCGTTGCCCGGTCTACTGGATAACGACGATGCGCCTCAATTGCGGGTCGATGCTTGCCCGGGCGCACCGCACTGCGAGCAAGCGACGGTAGCGACGCGCGAACTCGCCAATAGCCTGAGTCGTCACGTTGCCGGCCGTCTGCACGTTTCTGGCTGCAGCAAGGGCTGCGCGCGTCGCCAGCCGGCAGACGTCTGTGTCGTTGGAGACAGTGGCCGTTACCAGCTGATTTTCCAAGGTCGAGCGGACGGGATAGCGGATGTCACCGACCTGACCGAATCACAAGTCTTAACCTATTTCGGAGTTAATTAA
- the cobJ gene encoding precorrin-3B C(17)-methyltransferase produces MTGSLVIAGLGPGSAELITPEVSEALAEATDIVGYKPYVERIPPRDGLVRHSTDNRQEIERASHALEMAAAGRKVVVVSSGDPGIFAMAAAVFEALEAGDPASQTLDIRVLPGISAMLAASARVGAPLGHDFCCINLSDNLKPWPLIEKRLRLAAEADFAMAFYNPRSKARPEGFARTLDILRDACDQDRVIVFARAVSTADESVRVTTLADATPDMADMRTLVIVGSSLTRVIERHGAPLVYTPRSAP; encoded by the coding sequence GTGACCGGATCGCTGGTTATTGCCGGGCTTGGCCCAGGCTCGGCCGAATTGATTACGCCTGAAGTCAGCGAGGCCCTGGCCGAAGCCACGGATATCGTCGGGTACAAACCCTACGTCGAGCGCATACCCCCTCGGGACGGGCTGGTTCGCCACAGCACCGACAACCGGCAGGAAATCGAACGTGCGTCCCACGCATTGGAAATGGCTGCGGCAGGCCGCAAGGTCGTGGTGGTGTCGTCCGGGGACCCGGGTATCTTTGCCATGGCAGCGGCGGTTTTCGAGGCGCTTGAAGCCGGCGATCCGGCTTCGCAGACCCTCGATATCCGGGTATTGCCCGGTATCTCCGCCATGCTCGCGGCCAGTGCCCGGGTAGGCGCCCCTCTGGGGCATGATTTCTGCTGCATCAATCTTTCGGACAACCTTAAACCCTGGCCGCTGATCGAGAAGCGGTTGCGCCTCGCCGCCGAGGCGGATTTTGCCATGGCCTTTTACAACCCGCGTTCAAAAGCCCGGCCAGAGGGCTTCGCCAGGACGCTGGATATCCTGCGGGACGCGTGTGATCAGGATAGGGTCATCGTTTTTGCCCGTGCCGTTTCCACCGCGGACGAATCGGTACGCGTAACGACGTTGGCTGACGCCACACCGGATATGGCGGATATGCGCACGCTGGTGATCGTCGGGTCGAGCCTGACCCGCGTTATCGAACGGCACGGAGCACCGCTGGTTTACACGCCGAGGTCGGCGCCGTGA
- the cobM gene encoding precorrin-4 C(11)-methyltransferase, which yields MTVHFIGAGPGAPDLLTLRGRDLIAACPVCLYAGSLVPEEVLSHCPEGARIVNTAPMALDDIIAEIHQAHREGKDVARLHSGDVSVWSAMGEQLRRLRQLSIPFTITPGVPSFAAAAATLGNELTLPGVAQSVVLTRTPGRASAMPVGESLANFARTGATLAIHLSIHNLAQVVADLTPHYGADCPVAVVWRASWPDERVIRGRLADIESAMDAGMNRTALILVGPALASDDFEESRLYSFDYDRRFRPQSAASPFADTSGGES from the coding sequence ATGACAGTACATTTTATTGGCGCCGGTCCCGGAGCACCGGACTTGCTGACGCTGCGGGGCCGTGACCTGATCGCCGCGTGTCCGGTGTGTCTCTATGCGGGTTCACTCGTGCCGGAGGAAGTGCTGAGCCATTGTCCCGAGGGCGCGAGGATCGTCAACACGGCACCGATGGCTCTCGACGATATCATCGCGGAAATCCATCAGGCCCATCGCGAAGGTAAGGACGTCGCCCGCCTGCATTCGGGCGACGTTTCAGTGTGGTCGGCGATGGGAGAGCAATTGCGACGGCTGCGTCAGCTATCGATTCCCTTTACGATTACGCCGGGCGTCCCGTCCTTCGCCGCGGCAGCCGCCACCCTGGGCAACGAGCTGACCCTGCCCGGTGTGGCCCAGTCGGTGGTGTTAACCCGCACGCCCGGGCGGGCCAGCGCGATGCCCGTTGGCGAGTCCCTGGCGAATTTTGCACGTACCGGGGCGACCCTCGCCATTCATCTGTCGATCCATAACCTGGCCCAGGTCGTCGCCGATCTCACGCCTCATTATGGCGCCGATTGTCCAGTGGCTGTGGTCTGGCGAGCCAGCTGGCCCGACGAACGTGTGATTCGCGGACGGTTGGCGGATATCGAATCGGCGATGGACGCGGGCATGAATCGCACCGCGCTGATTCTTGTCGGACCGGCCCTGGCGTCGGACGACTTCGAGGAGAGTCGCCTCTATTCCTTCGACTACGATCGCCGCTTCCGCCCCCAGTCCGCCGCGTCGCCATTTGCCGACACCTCGGGGGGCGAGTCGTGA
- a CDS encoding bifunctional cobalt-precorrin-7 (C(5))-methyltransferase/cobalt-precorrin-6B (C(15))-methyltransferase, which produces MADVADAPWLTILGWGESGINGLTPASKAALERAEIVFGAARHLRVLPSLQAEVREWPVPFADGVPELLAERGRQVVMLVSGDPFWFGAGTVLARHLSAGEWLSHPSPSTFSLAAARLGWGLERTRCLGLHAAPLTRIRPALQSGQRLIVLLRDGDAVAELSALLTRCGFSASTLHILEALGGERERVRSITTDQMLPVDIEHPVAVGLEVDGNGPAMPLAPGLPDEFFEHDGQITKQRVRAMTLAALAPKAGERLWDIGSGSGSIAIEWLLTHAENSAIGFERSSERAARARRNASALGVDWLEIIEGAVPEALEGQPLPDAVFIGGGLTAELLDTLWDRLPKGVRIVANAVTLESEALLAQWHVLKGGDLGRIELADARPIGRRRGWKASYPIVQWRITR; this is translated from the coding sequence ATGGCTGACGTAGCGGACGCCCCCTGGCTGACGATTTTAGGCTGGGGGGAGAGTGGCATAAACGGTCTGACGCCGGCAAGCAAAGCCGCGCTGGAGCGAGCCGAGATTGTGTTTGGAGCCGCGCGCCACCTCCGTGTGCTGCCCAGCCTCCAGGCCGAAGTGCGCGAATGGCCGGTACCGTTCGCCGATGGTGTTCCCGAACTCCTTGCCGAACGCGGTCGGCAGGTGGTGATGTTGGTGTCCGGCGATCCGTTCTGGTTCGGTGCGGGTACCGTCCTGGCTCGTCATCTATCGGCCGGTGAGTGGCTCTCGCATCCGTCGCCATCCACGTTCAGCCTGGCGGCTGCCCGCCTGGGTTGGGGGCTGGAGCGCACCCGCTGTCTCGGCCTGCATGCCGCGCCTCTGACCAGGATTCGTCCTGCTCTTCAGTCGGGGCAGCGTTTGATCGTCTTGCTTCGAGATGGCGACGCCGTTGCTGAGTTGTCCGCTCTGCTTACCCGCTGTGGGTTCTCGGCTTCGACGCTCCATATTCTCGAAGCCCTGGGGGGAGAGCGGGAAAGGGTTCGAAGTATAACGACGGATCAGATGCTTCCTGTTGATATCGAACATCCCGTTGCGGTCGGGCTGGAAGTCGATGGCAATGGGCCCGCGATGCCTCTGGCGCCCGGATTACCGGATGAATTCTTTGAACACGACGGCCAGATTACCAAGCAACGGGTGCGCGCTATGACCCTGGCCGCACTGGCCCCAAAGGCAGGCGAGCGGCTCTGGGATATCGGCTCCGGCTCGGGCTCGATTGCCATTGAATGGCTGCTGACCCACGCGGAAAACAGCGCCATCGGCTTTGAGAGGTCGTCCGAACGCGCTGCCCGGGCAAGGCGGAATGCCTCGGCGTTGGGCGTGGACTGGCTGGAGATCATCGAAGGCGCCGTTCCTGAAGCCCTCGAAGGTCAACCGCTACCGGACGCGGTCTTTATAGGTGGCGGGCTGACGGCTGAACTGCTCGACACCCTGTGGGATCGTTTACCGAAGGGCGTCCGGATCGTCGCCAATGCCGTGACCCTGGAATCCGAAGCGCTGCTGGCCCAATGGCATGTGCTGAAGGGCGGCGACCTGGGCCGGATTGAGCTGGCCGACGCGCGACCCATTGGTCGACGCCGTGGCTGGAAGGCCAGCTACCCGATTGTGCAGTGGCGGATTACCCGATGA
- a CDS encoding cobalt-precorrin-6A reductase produces MKVLILGGTAEASALAHTLAAHDIPAVFSYAGRVATPKAQPIPTRIGGFGGVDGLISYLFACGITHIVDATHPFAGQMSRNAVLAAKSTGIPLIALTRPPWQPVEGDRWHHVRDIDAAVDAVAGEPRRILLAIGRMHLEAFRDQPQHHYLLRLVDTPENPMPLPDCTVTIDRGPFTVEGDLHLLRKHRIDLVVSKNAGGQGAAAKITAARQLGLPVLMIDRPALPERREVHDSDAVLDWLHHGADLGV; encoded by the coding sequence ATGAAAGTCCTGATTCTCGGAGGCACCGCCGAAGCCAGCGCCCTGGCCCACACCCTGGCGGCCCACGACATTCCCGCCGTTTTCAGCTACGCCGGCCGCGTCGCAACGCCCAAAGCGCAGCCCATACCGACCCGCATCGGTGGATTCGGCGGCGTCGACGGCTTGATCAGCTACCTGTTTGCCTGCGGCATCACTCATATCGTCGACGCGACTCATCCATTCGCCGGGCAAATGAGCCGCAATGCGGTTCTCGCCGCGAAGAGCACTGGAATCCCCTTGATTGCCCTGACCCGTCCACCCTGGCAACCGGTCGAAGGCGATCGCTGGCATCATGTCCGCGATATCGATGCCGCAGTCGATGCCGTTGCGGGCGAGCCCCGGCGCATCCTGCTCGCCATCGGCCGGATGCATCTCGAGGCGTTCCGGGATCAGCCACAGCATCACTATCTCCTGCGGCTGGTCGACACGCCGGAAAACCCCATGCCGCTCCCCGACTGCACGGTGACCATCGATCGCGGTCCGTTCACGGTCGAAGGCGACCTTCACCTGCTCCGGAAACACCGGATCGATCTGGTCGTTTCCAAGAATGCAGGCGGGCAAGGTGCGGCTGCCAAGATCACGGCTGCCCGTCAGCTCGGCCTGCCCGTGTTGATGATCGATCGTCCCGCACTGCCTGAGCGCCGTGAGGTCCACGATAGCGATGCGGTCCTGGACTGGCTGCATCACGGCGCCGACCTCGGCGTGTAA
- a CDS encoding precorrin-8X methylmutase, with protein sequence MPHVYETDGPAIYRESFSIIRREAALERFAVDEEQIAVRMIHAAGMVELAPHILFRDDVVARARAALEQGAPILCDARMISEGITRARLPADNRIICTLWDERVPELAQEMGNTRSAAAVELWRPWLDGAVVAIGNAPTALFHLLNMLEDPQCPRPASIIGCPVGFVGAAESKEALWDSNVAPCCIVRGRLGGSAVTVAAINAIADRKE encoded by the coding sequence ATGCCCCACGTCTACGAAACGGACGGGCCAGCGATATACCGCGAGTCTTTTTCCATCATCCGGCGTGAAGCCGCCCTTGAACGTTTTGCTGTCGACGAGGAACAGATTGCGGTACGCATGATTCATGCGGCCGGTATGGTCGAGCTCGCGCCACATATCCTGTTTCGTGACGACGTGGTCGCCCGCGCACGCGCTGCGCTGGAGCAGGGCGCGCCTATCCTGTGCGATGCCCGCATGATTTCCGAGGGGATTACCCGGGCGCGCCTGCCCGCCGATAATCGCATCATCTGCACGCTCTGGGATGAACGGGTGCCGGAGCTCGCGCAGGAGATGGGCAACACCCGCTCTGCCGCCGCGGTCGAACTCTGGCGACCCTGGCTGGACGGTGCGGTCGTCGCGATCGGCAACGCACCCACCGCGCTATTTCACCTGCTCAATATGCTGGAGGATCCCCAGTGCCCGCGCCCGGCATCGATTATCGGCTGTCCAGTGGGTTTCGTCGGCGCTGCTGAATCGAAGGAGGCGCTTTGGGACAGTAACGTCGCGCCCTGTTGTATCGTGCGCGGGCGTCTCGGTGGCAGTGCCGTAACCGTCGCCGCCATCAATGCTATCGCGGATAGAAAAGAATGA